One Cucurbita pepo subsp. pepo cultivar mu-cu-16 chromosome LG11, ASM280686v2, whole genome shotgun sequence DNA window includes the following coding sequences:
- the LOC111805404 gene encoding RNA polymerase sigma factor sigC-like, which yields MGTSFRPNLKWAFQIQTHSRRASPSKLSPYASKGREASFNSGRLSFFSSTCEEGEAISREALKTYTCLSEAPQTLADGLLDLEEKEIEINSGAKSLGHLRYGSKNSGPSKVEDNFCSCTSLPTGRASPFGMLMENLDVLEETFTESGMLSLERDIVLQLTKLGALEFFNACLSRTLKASSSFRDLSDLPIEVGGDHNVNQKTDDQNDNIIVYSGKRAGRRSVKRRAMDNADKVASRPLATRAAKEKFRSSRKKASNSKKRRSTVARNEAEMSTGVKVVANLERIRETLEKESGRTASMSCWADAASIDIKDLQKQLQFGWFCQDELLRSTNSLVIFLAKKYRCSGLPMEDLVQAGAIGVLQGVERFDPKRGFRFSTYIQYWIRKSMSRVVARSSRGIQIPWSLTKAINQIQKARKALNNSGRRYSDDDIAKATGLPLAKVRVASNCLKVVGSVDQKIGDGLNMKYMELTADTSIESPEDTVKRMLMKKDIFNLLEVLESRERQVLVLRYGLMDSQPKSLEEIGKLLRVSKEWVRKIERKATTKLKNEETVRNLSHYLD from the exons ATGGGAACAAGTTTCCGCCCAAATCTCAAGTGGGCTTTCCAAATTCAGACTCATTCCCGCCGGGCCTCCCCTTCCAAGCTCTCTCCCTATGCCT CTAAAGGCAGGGAAGCTTCCTTTAATTCGGGAAGGCTTTCGTTCTTCTCCAGTACTTGTGAGGAAGGAGAGGCTATTTCTAGAGAAGCCTTGAAAACATACACTTGCTTGTCTGAAGCTCCACAAACCTTAGCCGATGGTCTGTTAGAtttggaagagaaagagatagaG ATAAACAGTGGGGCGAAGTCACTCGGTCATTTGCGTTACGGGTCGAAAAATTCTGGGCCATCCAAGGTAGAGGACAATTTTTGTTCCTGTACGAGCTTGCCTACTGGCAGGGCGTCGCCTTTTGGCATGTTAATGGAAAACCTTGATGTTTTGGAGGAAACTTTTACTGAATCAGGCATGCTAAGCTTGGAAAGAGATATTGTATTGCAACTAACAAAACTTGGAGCTTTGGAGTTTTTCAATGCTTGTCTATCTAGGACGCTTAAAGCATCATCAAGTTTTCGTGATTTGTCGGACTTACCTATTGAGGTTGGTGGAGATCATAATGTAAACCAGAAAACCGATGACCAGAACGACAATATCATAGTTTACTCTGGAAAAAGAGCAGGAAGAAGATCAGTAAAAAGGAGAGCAATGGATAATGCTGATAAAGTTGCTTCACGGCCGCTAGCTACGAGAGCTGCTAAAGAAAAATTCCGTAGTTCTAGGAAAAAAGCATCTAATTCGAAAAAAAGAAGATCGACTGTTGCGCGAAATGAAGCTGAAATGTCCACCGGGGTTAAG GTAGTTGCAAATTTAGAAAGAATTAGAGAAACTTTAGAAAAGGAATCCGGAAGAACAGCAAGCATGAGTTGCTGGGCCGACGCAGCCAGCATTGATATAAAGGACCTGCAGAAACAGTTACAATTTGGTTGGTTCTGCCAGGATGAGCTCTTAAGGAGCACGAATTCATTGGTTATATTCCTTGCAAAGAAATATCGATGCTCCGGGTTACCAATGGAGGACTTGGTTCAG GCAGGAGCCATTGGCGTGCTGCAAGGTGTGGAAAGGTTTGACCCGAAAAGGGGTTTTAGATTCTCAACCTATATTCAATACTGGATAAGGAAATCAATGTCGAGAGTCGTGGCACGAAGTTCAAGGGGAATTCAAATTCCA TGGTCATTAACCAAGGCAATAAATCAAATACAGAAGGCTCGAAAAGCGTTGAACAACAGTGGTAGGAGATATTCGGATGACGATATAGCCAAGGCTACTGGTCTTCCTTTGGCCAAGGTTAGAGTTGCTAGCAACTGTTTAAAAGTTGTGGGTTCAGTTGATCAGAAGATAGGTGATGGactaaatatgaaatatatg GAATTGACAGCAGATACATCAATAGAGAGCCCAGAAGACACTGTGAAGCGGATGCTAATGAAGAAAGACATCTTCAATCTTCTTGAAGTGTTGGAATCAAGGGAGAGACAGGTCCTGGTGCTGCGATACGGACTCATGGATTCCCAACCCAAGTCGCTCGAGGAAATCGGAAAACTACTACGCGTAAGTAAGGAATGGGTTCGAAAAATCGAAAGGAAAGCCACAACAAAGCTTAAAAATGAAGAGACTGTGAGAAACTTGAGCCATTATTTGGATTGA
- the LOC111805405 gene encoding inositol-tetrakisphosphate 1-kinase 3-like isoform X1: MRLKEDLPYTADEDVSEMEETVSLQSRYSNAHQRKVVVVGYALTSKKTKSFMKPKLEGLARNKGILFVAIDQNRPLSDQGPFDIVLHKLSGKEWRQILEEYRQTHPEVTVLDPPDAIQHLHSRQSMLQAVADMQLSESYGRVDVPKQLVIKKDASTISDGVVKVGLNLPLVAKPLVADGSEKSHQLSLAYDKYSLQKLEPPLVLQEFVNHGGVMFKVFIVGEAIKVVRRFSLPNVSMREVLKNAGIYRFPRVSHAAASADDADLDPHVAELPPRPLLERLAKELRRRLGLRLFNLDIIREYGTRDQYYVIDINYFPGYGKMPEYEHIFTDFLLGLVHSKYKKRTTY, from the exons ATGAGGTTGAAGGAGGATTTGCCTTACACCGCCGACGAAGACGTGTCTGAAATGGAGGAAACGGTGTCGCTCCAGTCTAGGTATTCGAATGCGCACCAGAGGAAGGTGGTTGTTGTTGGCTATGCTCTTACCTCCAAGAAGACCAAGAGTTTTATGAAGCCTAAGCTTGAAGGATTGGCTAG GAACAAGGGTATATTGTTCGTTGCAATTGATCAAAACAGACCTCTGTCGGATCAGGGTCCTTTTGACATTGTTCTACACAAG TTGTCAGGAAAAGAGTGGCGTCAGATTCTCGAG GAATACAGGCAAACACACCCAGAAGTGACCGTTCTAGATCCTCCGGATGCAATACAGCATTTACACAGTCGCCAATCTATGCTCCAGGCTGTTGCTGACATGCAATTATCTGAATCCTATG GTAGAGTAGATGTTCCAAAACAATTAGTCATAAAGAAAGATGCATCAACCATTTCTGATGGAGTGGTGAAGGTCGGGCTAAATCTTCCTCTTG TTGCTAAACCGTTGGTTGCTGATGGAAGTGAAAAATCCCATCAATTATCTTTAGCTTATGATAAGTACTCCCTCCAAAAGCTTGAGCCTCCTCTTGTTCTCCAGGAGTTTGTCAACCATG GAGGCGTCATGTTTAAGGTCTTCATCGTCGGTGAAGCTATAAAAGTGGTCAGACGTTTTTCTTTACCAAATGTCAGCATGAGGGAGGTATTGAAAAATGCTGGCATCTACCGTTTCCCAAGAGTTTCTCATGCTGCAGCATCTGCTGATGATGCTGATCTTGATCCTCATGTTGCTG AACTTCCTCCTCGACCTCTATTAGAGAGACTAGCAAAGGAACTCAGGCGTAGACTG GGGCTTCGTTTATTCAACCTCGATATTATTCGAGAGTATGGAACTAGAGATCAATATTATGTCATTGATATCAACTACTTCCCTG GGTATGGGAAAATGCCGGAATATGAACACATATTCACAGATTTCCTGTTGGGCCTGGTGCACAGCAAGTACAAGAAGAGAACAACTTACTAA
- the LOC111805405 gene encoding inositol-tetrakisphosphate 1-kinase 3-like isoform X2 translates to MLQAVADMQLSESYGRVDVPKQLVIKKDASTISDGVVKVGLNLPLVAKPLVADGSEKSHQLSLAYDKYSLQKLEPPLVLQEFVNHGGVMFKVFIVGEAIKVVRRFSLPNVSMREVLKNAGIYRFPRVSHAAASADDADLDPHVAELPPRPLLERLAKELRRRLGLRLFNLDIIREYGTRDQYYVIDINYFPGYGKMPEYEHIFTDFLLGLVHSKYKKRTTY, encoded by the exons ATGCTCCAGGCTGTTGCTGACATGCAATTATCTGAATCCTATG GTAGAGTAGATGTTCCAAAACAATTAGTCATAAAGAAAGATGCATCAACCATTTCTGATGGAGTGGTGAAGGTCGGGCTAAATCTTCCTCTTG TTGCTAAACCGTTGGTTGCTGATGGAAGTGAAAAATCCCATCAATTATCTTTAGCTTATGATAAGTACTCCCTCCAAAAGCTTGAGCCTCCTCTTGTTCTCCAGGAGTTTGTCAACCATG GAGGCGTCATGTTTAAGGTCTTCATCGTCGGTGAAGCTATAAAAGTGGTCAGACGTTTTTCTTTACCAAATGTCAGCATGAGGGAGGTATTGAAAAATGCTGGCATCTACCGTTTCCCAAGAGTTTCTCATGCTGCAGCATCTGCTGATGATGCTGATCTTGATCCTCATGTTGCTG AACTTCCTCCTCGACCTCTATTAGAGAGACTAGCAAAGGAACTCAGGCGTAGACTG GGGCTTCGTTTATTCAACCTCGATATTATTCGAGAGTATGGAACTAGAGATCAATATTATGTCATTGATATCAACTACTTCCCTG GGTATGGGAAAATGCCGGAATATGAACACATATTCACAGATTTCCTGTTGGGCCTGGTGCACAGCAAGTACAAGAAGAGAACAACTTACTAA
- the LOC111805477 gene encoding receptor protein-tyrosine kinase CEPR1-like yields MASSQALTAAIANQSQFFLLMQTTASGDLLSNWDLSQGKSFCNFTGIRCNDRGHVVRIDISGHPLSGTFPDDVCSYLPSLRVLRLADTGLSGRFPSGITNCSLIQELDLSSLYLNGTIPDLSQMKQLRVLELSYNSFTGDFPMSVFDLVNLEILNFNENYNLNLWKLPEKISRLKKLKSMVLTTCMLDGEIPRSIGNMTSLIDLELSGNFLKGEIPKEISLLKNLQQLELYYNELTGNIPEELGNLTELVDVDMSVNLLTGEIPESICKLPKLKVLQIYNNSLTGEIPSVLANSTTLTMLSLYDNFLTGQIPQKLGKFSPMVVVDLSENRLSGALPLDICRGGELLYFLVLQNSLSGEIPASFAECRSLLRFRISFNQLVGAIPEGVLGLPHVSIIDVAHNNLTGSISNSISQARNLSELFLQKNRISGVIPPEISAATNLVKLDLSNNLLSGAVPPQIGSLKKLNLVMLQGNQLNSSIPSSLTSLKSLNVLDLSNNRLSGKIPESLGKLFPSSLNFSNNQLSGPIPMSLIKQGLADSFSGNPNLCLPPAYFISSDQKFPICSQISLKKRLDFIWVIVIPLLIFFTGAVLFLKRTKSPEIENDETLCSSFFHKQSFDQNRILESMAEKNIIGHGGSGTVYKIELGNGEIVAVKRLWNRRTKHFFDKELKTEVETLETIRHKNIVKLHSYFSGRNCSLLVYEYIPNGNLWDALHKGWVYLDWPTRRRIAVGIAQALAYLHHDLSPPVIHRDIKTTNILLDGNYEPKVADFGIAKVLQGTKGSTNSVIAGTYGYLAPEYAYSSKETTKSDVYSFGVVLMELITGKTPIAAEYGENKNIVFWVSNKMDTKEGVLEILDKRLKGLFMDEMIKALRIAIRCTYKNPALRPAMGEVVQLLQEVKKGEDTYDVTQIKYPF; encoded by the exons ATGGCTTCTTCTCAAGCTCTTACTGCCGCCATAGCCAACCAGTCCCAGTTCTTCCTTCTCATGCAAACAACTGCCTCAGGTGACCTCCTCTCCAATTGGGATCTTTCACAAGGAAAATCCTTCTGCAACTTCACTGGAATCCGCTGCAATGACCGTGGTCACGTCGTTCGGATCGATATCTCCGGCCACCCTCTCTCCGGTACCTTCCCGGACGATGTATGCTCTTACCTGCCATCACTCAGAGTTCTTCGCCTCGCTGATACCGGATTGTCGGGGCGTTTTCCCTCAGGAATCACCAACTGCTCTCTCATTCAAGAGCTTGACTTGAGTTCTCTATATCTCAATGGAACAATCCCGGACTTATCGCAAATGAAACAACTCCGTGTACTCGAACTCTCCTACAATTCGTTCACCGGAGATTTCCCCATGTCGGTTTTCGACCTTGTTAATCTCGAGATACTGAATTTCAACGAGAATTATAATCTCAACTTATGGAAATTACCTGAGAAGATCTCTAGATTGAAGAAGCTGAAATCTATGGTGTTGACAACATGTATGTTGGATGGAGAAATCCCTCGATCGATCGGGAATATGACGTCGCTTATTGATCTCGAACTAAGTGGGAACTTTCTCAAGGGAGAGATTCCAAAAGAAATCTCCTTGCTCAAGAACCTGCAACAACTTGAACTCTATTACAATGAACTCACAGGAAACATACCAGAAGAGCTCGGAAATCTAACCGAGCTCGTCGACGTCGACATGTCGGTGAACCTTTTGACAGGGGAGATTCCGGAATCTATATGCAAACTCCCTAAGCTTAAAGTTCTACAGATTTACAACAATAGCCTAACAGGAGAGATTCCAAGTGTATTAGCTAACTCAACAACACTAACTATGCTATCACtttatgacaattttcttACAGGACAGATTCCACAAAAGTTGGGGAAGTTCTCACCTATGGTCGTCGTCGACTTGTCGGAGAATCGCCTGTCGGGGGCATTGCCATTGGATATATGCAGAGGAGGGGAATTGCTCtactttcttgttcttcaaaacAGCCTTTCCGGAGAAATTCCGGCGAGTTTTGCTGAATGCCGGTCACTTTTAAGGTTTAGAATTAGTTTCAATCAGCTGGTCGGAGCAATTCCTGAAGGTGTTCTTGGTCTCCCCCATGTTTCAATCATTGATGTTGCTCATAATAACCTCACTGGTtccatttcaaattcaatctCACAGGCTAGAAACTTGTCGGAATTGTTCTTACAAAAAAACAGGATTTCTGGAGTTATCCCGCCGGAGATTTCAGCAGCCACCAATCTGGTGAAGCTAGATCTTAGTAACAATCTTCTCTCCGGCGCAGTGCCGCCGCAGATTGGTAGCCTGAAGAAGCTAAATCTGGTGATGTTACAAGGAAACCAATTGAATTCTTCAATCCCTAGTTCATTGACATCGTTAAAATCCCTCAATGTTCTTGATCTCTCAAACAATCGTTTATCCGGGAAAATCCCAGAAAGTTTGGGTAAATTGTTCCCAAGTTCCTTGAATTTCTCGAACAATCAACTTTCCGGTCCGATTCCGATGTCTTTGATCAAACAAGGGTTAGCCGATAGCTTCTCCGGCAACCCAAATCTCTGTCTTCCACCGGCGTATTTCATTTCATCGGATCAGAAATTCCCCATTTGTTCACAAATTTCCTTGAAAAAACGTCTAGATTTCATCTGGGTAATCGTAATTCCGTTGCTTATTTTCTTCACCGGCGCCGTTCTGTTTCTAAAACGAACAAAATCACCAGAGATCGAAAACGATGAAACCCTCTGTTCGTCGTTCTTCCATAAACAGAGCTTCGACCAAAACAGGATTCTCGAATCCATGGCGGAAAAGAACATCATCGGCCATGGCGGATCGGGAACGGTTTACAAAATCGAACTCGGAAACGGAGAAATCGTCGCCGTGAAAAGACTATGGAAtcgaagaacgaaacatttcttcgACAAGGAATTGAAAACAGAGGTCGAAACCCTAGAAACTATCAGACATAAGAACATCGTGAAACTCCACAGCTACTTTTCCGGTCGAAATTGCAGCCTTCTGGTTTACGAATACATCCCAAACGGAAACCTATGGGACGCCCTTCATAAAGGGTGGGTTTATCTCGATTGGCCGACGCGCCGCCGCATCGCGGTGGGGATCGCGCAAGCCCTCGCCTATCTCCACCACGATCTCTCGCCGCCCGTAATCCACAGAGACATCAAAACCACAAACATTCTATTAGATGGAAATTACGAACCCAAAGTAGCAGATTTCGGCATAGCCAAAGTTCTTCAAGGAACCAAAGGTTCAACGAACTCTGTAATCGCTGGAACATACGGCTACTTAGCTCCCG AATATGCATATTCATCGAAGGAGACAACGAAGAGCGACGTGTATAGCTTTGGGGTGGTGTTAATGGAGCTGATCACCGGGAAGACGCCGATTGCGGCGGAGTACGGCGAGAACAAGAACATTGTGTTCTGGGTTTCGAATAAAATGGACACAAAAGAAGGGGTTCTTGAGATTCTTGACAAGAGATTAAAAGGGTTGTTCATGGATGAGATGATTAAGGCCTTGAGGATCGCCATTCGCTGCACTTACAAGAATCCAGCGCTCCGACCCGCCATGGGAGAGGTGGTTCAGCTTCTCCAAGAGGTCAAAAAGGGCGAAGATACGTATGATGTCACTCAAATAAAGTACCCTTTTTGA
- the LOC111805406 gene encoding EPIDERMAL PATTERNING FACTOR-like protein 2, protein MGTTITLQSKQASIYLLFLSVSIFIHLTSMAQGLVEGQMVRSSQIGSRPPSCRGRCKACGGRCEAVQVPVAALRDSSSHQNQRKRRTTHFSALSSEDETSNYKPISWKCKWKGGDWMDG, encoded by the exons ATGGGCACCACCATCACCCTGCAAAGCAAACAAGCCTCAATTTACTTGCTATTCCTCTCTGTTTCCATCTTCATTCATCTCACATCCATGGCTCAAG GGTTGGTGGAGGGGCAGATGGTGAGGAGTAGCCAAATAGGGTCACGGCCGCCGAGCTGCAGGGGAAGGTGCAAGGCGTGTGGAGGGCGTTGTGAGGCGGTACAAGTACCAGTGGCGGCGCTGCGTGATTCTTCTTCACAtcagaatcaaagaaaaagaagaacaaccCATTTCTCTGCTCTGTCTAGTGAAGATGAGACCTCTAATTACAAGCCTATCAGCTGGAAATGCAAAT GGAAGGGAGGTGATTGGATGGATGGATGA